A portion of the Microlunatus phosphovorus NM-1 genome contains these proteins:
- a CDS encoding universal stress protein has product MSMKDYRTIVVGADGSSLTAPTVGRAAWLAKHDDADLVIVCAYSRLSRRNEAKNVATLGGDSRIGEVLGREAAGLALQAAMQVAADEGATVAAALLVDSEPARALVSTAAERAADLIVLGSLHDRSLADRLLGSTAMEVTKRASCDVLIVRPEVATGSELEVPEEVPVP; this is encoded by the coding sequence ATGTCGATGAAGGACTACCGAACGATCGTCGTTGGCGCCGACGGATCCTCGTTGACCGCGCCGACCGTCGGCCGGGCAGCGTGGTTGGCGAAGCACGATGACGCCGACCTGGTGATCGTGTGTGCCTACTCCAGGTTGAGTCGTCGCAACGAGGCCAAGAACGTTGCGACGCTAGGCGGGGACAGCCGGATCGGCGAGGTGCTCGGTCGGGAGGCAGCAGGCTTGGCCTTGCAGGCCGCGATGCAGGTGGCCGCCGATGAGGGAGCCACGGTGGCGGCCGCACTCCTGGTCGACAGCGAGCCGGCTCGGGCGTTGGTGAGCACCGCTGCGGAGCGGGCGGCTGACCTGATCGTGCTTGGTTCACTGCACGATCGATCGCTTGCGGACCGGCTGCTGGGCTCTACCGCGATGGAGGTCACCAAGCGCGCCAGTTGCGACGTGCTGATCGTGCGCCCCGAGGTGGCAACCGGCAGTGAGCTCGAGGTTCCCGAGGAGGTGCCGGTGCCGTAG